Proteins encoded in a region of the Polyodon spathula isolate WHYD16114869_AA chromosome 9, ASM1765450v1, whole genome shotgun sequence genome:
- the mettl21e gene encoding methyltransferase like 21e isoform X2: protein MKRRAPPPLITTAVWERYYFADCEIKIKESTEFYGAVVWPSALVLCYFLETNQDKYNLADKNLIEIGAGTGLVSIVTSILGARVLSTDIPEVLGNLRYNLARNTRGRCRHEPVVKELTWGVDLEEKFPRSSTHFHYIMAADVVYSHPFLEELLATFDHLCEDNTVIFWTMRFRFDKENKFVDRFQTLFDLELIYDLPSMKIKLYKAMRKRKVGTETNRLE from the exons ATGAAGAGACGTGCCCCTCCCCCTCTCATCACTACAGCGGTCTGGGAACGGTATTACTTTGCTGACTGCGAGATTAAAATCAAAGAATCTACAGAGTTCTATGGGGCTGTTGTCTGGCCATCG gCTTTAGTTCTCTGTTATTTCTTGGAAACCAACCAAGACAAATACAATCTCGCTGATAAGAATCTGATTGAAATCGGAGCAGGAACTGGCCTGGTTTCTATAGTTACTAGTATTCTAG GAGCAAGGGTGCTCTCCACAGACATTCCCGAGGTCCTGGGAAACCTGCGCTACAACCTCGCCCGGAACACCAGAGGCAGGTGTAGGCATGAGCCAGTGGTGAAGGAGCTCACCTGGGGTGTGGATCTGGAGGAGAAGTTCCCCCGATCATCCACTCACTTCCACTATATCATGGCTGCGGATGTGGTGTACAGCCATCCATTTCTGGAGGAACTTCTTGCTACCTTTGATCACTTGTGTGAAGACAACACTGTCATTTTCTGGACCATGAGGTTCCGGTTTGATAAAGAGAACAAATTTGTGGACAGATTCCAGACTCTCTTTGACCTGGAGTTAATTTATGATCTCCCCAGCATGAAAATCAAGCTATACAAGGCAATGAGGAAAAGAAAGGTGGGAACTGAAACAAACAGATTAGAATGA
- the mettl21e gene encoding methyltransferase like 21e isoform X1, translated as MDIVSTRQDSGMDLSPSDLGDGRLLSESQSGEETCQDTELVAAIMKRRAPPPLITTAVWERYYFADCEIKIKESTEFYGAVVWPSALVLCYFLETNQDKYNLADKNLIEIGAGTGLVSIVTSILGARVLSTDIPEVLGNLRYNLARNTRGRCRHEPVVKELTWGVDLEEKFPRSSTHFHYIMAADVVYSHPFLEELLATFDHLCEDNTVIFWTMRFRFDKENKFVDRFQTLFDLELIYDLPSMKIKLYKAMRKRKVGTETNRLE; from the exons ATGGACATCGTGTCTACTAGGCAGGATTCTGGGATGGATTTGTCTCCGTCGGATTTAGGTGATGGCCGCCTTTTATCAGAGTCACAGAGTGGGGAAG aaacctGTCAAGATACAGAACTCGTTGCTGCAATCATGAAGAGACGTGCCCCTCCCCCTCTCATCACTACAGCGGTCTGGGAACGGTATTACTTTGCTGACTGCGAGATTAAAATCAAAGAATCTACAGAGTTCTATGGGGCTGTTGTCTGGCCATCG gCTTTAGTTCTCTGTTATTTCTTGGAAACCAACCAAGACAAATACAATCTCGCTGATAAGAATCTGATTGAAATCGGAGCAGGAACTGGCCTGGTTTCTATAGTTACTAGTATTCTAG GAGCAAGGGTGCTCTCCACAGACATTCCCGAGGTCCTGGGAAACCTGCGCTACAACCTCGCCCGGAACACCAGAGGCAGGTGTAGGCATGAGCCAGTGGTGAAGGAGCTCACCTGGGGTGTGGATCTGGAGGAGAAGTTCCCCCGATCATCCACTCACTTCCACTATATCATGGCTGCGGATGTGGTGTACAGCCATCCATTTCTGGAGGAACTTCTTGCTACCTTTGATCACTTGTGTGAAGACAACACTGTCATTTTCTGGACCATGAGGTTCCGGTTTGATAAAGAGAACAAATTTGTGGACAGATTCCAGACTCTCTTTGACCTGGAGTTAATTTATGATCTCCCCAGCATGAAAATCAAGCTATACAAGGCAATGAGGAAAAGAAAGGTGGGAACTGAAACAAACAGATTAGAATGA